In the genome of Mytilus edulis chromosome 3, xbMytEdul2.2, whole genome shotgun sequence, one region contains:
- the LOC139516312 gene encoding trans-L-3-hydroxyproline dehydratase-like — MATFVTTEMHTGGEPFRIVEKGYPEIPGDKILDKINYLKKEYDHPRKLIMWEPRGHFDMFGAILVPPDLPEADIGVIFINNEGYSPMCGHGVISLGRYMVDKGLVKNLTIPETVVRIQCPCGLVEARVQYDGKKSGAVSFLSVPSFLYAKDVSVDVPEYGKIVVDISFGGGFFALVPASQFNMNIKSSASKIRAAVGATLEQLRKDYKVAHPDYSDLSYMYAAIITDGKDEYSKEVTANCCVFADRMLDRSPCGSGVTSRIAQQFGRGLIKLGQTRTFESITGATFKAKPVKSVKCGDYDAVIVEVTGNGYYTGTSTFTLEEDDIIGRGFLLS, encoded by the exons ATGGCAACCTTTGTTACAACCGAGATGCATACTGGAGGGGAACCATTCAGAATTGTAGAAAAGGGGTATCCTGAAATACCAGGAGACAAAATATTGGATAAAATTAACTACCTGAAGAAAGAGTACGACCACCCGCGTAAGCTCATAATGTGGGAACCACGAGGACATTTTGATATGTTCGGGGCAATACTAGTTCCCCCTGATCTACCCGAGGCTGATATTGGTGTTATATTCATTAATAATGAGGGGTATAGTCCTATGTGTGGACATGGTGTTATATCTTTGGGACGATATATGGTTGATAAAGGACTTGTGAAGAACCTTACTATACCAGAAACAGTTGTGAGAATACAATGTCCCTGTGGACTTGTTGAGGCACGTGTGCAGTACGATGGAAAGAAAAGTGGAGCTGTTAGCTTTCTAAGTGTCCCTTCCTTTCTTTACGCAAAAG ATGTATCAGTTGATGTACCAGAATATGGAAAGATTGTCGTCGATATCTCGTTTGGTGGTGGCTTCTTTGCCCTGGTGCCTGCATCACAGTTTAACATGAACATTAAATCATCAGCCAGCAAGATAAGAGCAGCAGTTGGAGCAACTTTAG AACAACTGAGGAAAGACTATAAAGTAGCACATCCCGATTACAGTGACCTATCATATATGTATGCAGCCATCATCACTGATGGAAAAGATGAATACAGTAAAGAAGTTACAGCCAATTGCTGTGTATTTGCGGATAGAATG ttGGATCGCTCACCTTGTGGATCAGGTGTTACATCCAGGATAGCACAGCAGTTTGGTAGAGGATTGATAAAACTGGGTCAAACAAGGACGTTTGAAAGTATCACAGGTGCAACATTCAAAGCAAAACCCGTAAAATCAGTGAAATGTGGAGATTATGATGCAGTCATAGTAGAGGTCACGGGTAATGGTTACTATACTGGTACATCGACCTTCACTTTGGAGGAAGATGATATCATAGGCAGAGGATTTTTATTGTCGTGA